The Polyangium aurulentum genomic interval ATCGCGGCCGTCGATCGCGGCGGGAGCATGTCTTACGGCGAGATCGGCCTGGTCTTCCTCAAGGCGGCCGTCTTCCTCGTCGGCTCGCTCTGGGTCGGCATGTGGCTGAGCCCGCGCCTGTTCAACCTGGCCTCGCGGCTGCGCGCGCGGGGCGTGCTGCTCGCGGTCGGGCTCGCGTTCTGCTTTCTGTTCTCGTGGCTCTCGAGCGTCATCGGCCTCGCGCCCATCGTCGGCGCCTTCGCCGCGGGGCTCGTGCTCGAGGACGTGCATTTCCACGACTTCAAGACGCGCGGCGAGTCGACGCTCGAGGAGCTCGTCAAGCCCATCTCCTCGTTCCTCGTGCCCGTCTTCTTCGTGCTGATGGGCATGCGCACCGACCTGACGTCCTTCGCGCGCCCGGGCGTCCCGCTGCTCGCGCTCGCGCTCACGGTCTGCGCCGTGGTGGGCAAGCAGGTGTGCGGGCTCGGGGTGACGGGCAAGGGCGTCGATCGGCTGAGCGTCGGGATCGGCATGATCCCGCGCGGTGAGGTCGGGCTCATCTTCGCGAACATCGGCCAGTCGCTCACCATCGGCGGGGCGCCCGTCGTCGATGGAGCCGTGTTCTCGGCCGTGGTCGCGATGGTCATCGTCACCACGATGATCACGCCTCCGGCGCTCGAGTGGAGCTTTGGGCGGGCGCGCGCGACGGCTTCCGTTGACCTTACGAAGCAGCCCCCGTAATCCCGACGGGTGGACACGCTGCGCACCGACCTCTACCAGCTCACGATGGCCGCCGGTTACTTCCACCGCGGCATGATGGACCGGCGCGCGACGTGCGAGATGTTCGTGCGGCGCTTGCCCCGGCGAAGGCGCTACATGCTCGCGATGGGCGTCGAGCGGCTGCTCGGCTACCTCGAGGATCTGCGCTTCACCGAGGAGGAGATCCGCTACCTGCGCGAGGTCCCCGCGCTCGCCGACGCGATGACCGAGAGCTTCGTCGACTACCTGCGCGCCTTCCGCTTCACCGGCGACGCGTGGGCGGTGCCCGACGGGACGGTGATGTTCGCGAACGAGCCGTTCCTGCGCATCTCGGCGCCGATCATCGAGGCGCAGATCGTCGAGACGTACCTGCTCTCGGTGATCAACCACGCGACCATGGTGGCCTCCAAGGCCGCGCGCATCGTGCGGGCAGCGGGGGATGCGGGCGTGATCGAGTTCGGCACGCGGCGCACGCATCCGGCGGAGGCGGTCGACGCGGCGTATGCGGCGTATGCGGCGGGGTGCGTGGGGACCTCGAACGTCGAGGCGGGCATGCGCTTCGGCATCCCGGTGATGGGCACCGCGGCGCACATGTGGACCATGGCGCACGCGACCGAGGAGGAGGCGTTCGAGGGCTACGTCAAGACCTTCCCGAACGCGGCCATCCTGCTCATCGACACCTACGACACGCCTCGCGGGGCCGAGCGCGCGGCGCGCATCGCCAAAGACAAGCTGAAGGGCGTGCGGCTCGACTCGGGCGACCTGCTCGCGCTGAGCATCGAGGTCCGCGAGATCCTCGACGCGCACGGCTGCGGGGCGGCGAAGATCGTGGCCTCGGGCGATCTGAACGAGTACCGCATCAAGGAGCTGCGGCAGGCGGGCGCGCCCATCGATCTGTACGGCGTGGGGACCGATCTGGTGACCAGCCTCGACGCGCCCTCGCTCGGGGGCGTGTACAAGCTCGTGCAGATCGAGCGCGAAGGGCGCGTGGAGCCCATCGCCAAGTTCTCCGAGGGCAAGGCTACGTTCCCGGGAGCGCACCAGGTCTACCGCTTCCGCGACGAGGCGGGCGTGCTCGCGCGTGACGTCATCGCGCTCGTCGACGAGGCGCCCGAGGGCCTCGGCGAGGGGCGAGCGGAGGGGCTGCTCGCGCCGCGGATGAAGGGCGGGGCGCGCACGACGCCGGCCGACGGGCTCGACGCGATCCGTGCGCGCGCGCGCCGTGAGCTCGACACGCTGCCGGCGGCGCTGCACGAGCTCGACGAGGGGGTGCCCCCCAACGAGCGCACGGACGAGCCGTTCAAGGCGGTGGCGTCGCCGCGGCTGGTCTCGCTCGTCGAAGAGGTGCGCGCGAAGGTGGGAGCCGAGGCACACTAGCCGCGAGCTGGAGGAGCGAGTGAACAAGGTCCTGGTCGACGTCGACGTGCAGCGAGATTTTTGCG includes:
- a CDS encoding cation:proton antiporter, whose protein sequence is MVRNPLIVLFTLLVPSIALASEGGAHVDPVARVVLFLAIILAAAKLGGDLAVRLGQPAVLGELVVGVVLGNVSHLGVHALAPIATDPTMDMLSRLGVLLLLFEVGLESTVGQMLKVGVSSFIVATLGVLAPFALGWLAGALLLPGASPYVHAFLGATLTATSVGITARVLQDLGKSTSAEARVILGAAVIDDVLGLVILAVVSGVIAAVDRGGSMSYGEIGLVFLKAAVFLVGSLWVGMWLSPRLFNLASRLRARGVLLAVGLAFCFLFSWLSSVIGLAPIVGAFAAGLVLEDVHFHDFKTRGESTLEELVKPISSFLVPVFFVLMGMRTDLTSFARPGVPLLALALTVCAVVGKQVCGLGVTGKGVDRLSVGIGMIPRGEVGLIFANIGQSLTIGGAPVVDGAVFSAVVAMVIVTTMITPPALEWSFGRARATASVDLTKQPP
- a CDS encoding nicotinate phosphoribosyltransferase, with the protein product MDTLRTDLYQLTMAAGYFHRGMMDRRATCEMFVRRLPRRRRYMLAMGVERLLGYLEDLRFTEEEIRYLREVPALADAMTESFVDYLRAFRFTGDAWAVPDGTVMFANEPFLRISAPIIEAQIVETYLLSVINHATMVASKAARIVRAAGDAGVIEFGTRRTHPAEAVDAAYAAYAAGCVGTSNVEAGMRFGIPVMGTAAHMWTMAHATEEEAFEGYVKTFPNAAILLIDTYDTPRGAERAARIAKDKLKGVRLDSGDLLALSIEVREILDAHGCGAAKIVASGDLNEYRIKELRQAGAPIDLYGVGTDLVTSLDAPSLGGVYKLVQIEREGRVEPIAKFSEGKATFPGAHQVYRFRDEAGVLARDVIALVDEAPEGLGEGRAEGLLAPRMKGGARTTPADGLDAIRARARRELDTLPAALHELDEGVPPNERTDEPFKAVASPRLVSLVEEVRAKVGAEAH